The Acidobacteriota bacterium genome window below encodes:
- a CDS encoding chorismate synthase, translating to MEILGGPLYAVAGAGESHGPAITTIVFGCPPGLGISRGRIQRYLDRRRPGSSKHGTPRREQDRLILLSGLYQADTDRLTAGAPIRVGDADQSLTVPSYEEGYCSGEPVAALVLSSSKRPQDYEQFAGPKGEVRPGHTDLVKHHQSRGYADPRGGGRSSYRSTISDVIAGSIARIFLREHFRTVILSSICQVGPLKSSLTLADRLEDLREPGSRNCPADTLESLEKSLEDSEIHALDTAFARSAAEAIRETRKKGDSLGASIEVVAVNPPPLVGEPLYQSLKLRLMGSLGGLHAVQSCEIGAGSAAVGRRGSQNNDPIRRSGYQGNHHGGLLGGVTTGSPLICRVGFKPTSSILLPQQSVRKNLEEIEFKLKMGRHDPCVGIRAGITLESRLAIELMNAVLMHQSQRLDLKSHQLF from the coding sequence ATGGAGATACTGGGTGGTCCGTTGTACGCGGTTGCCGGCGCCGGAGAATCCCACGGTCCGGCCATCACGACCATCGTCTTCGGTTGCCCGCCCGGGCTCGGGATTTCCCGCGGGAGAATCCAGCGGTACCTGGACCGGCGGCGTCCGGGGAGCAGCAAGCATGGAACCCCCCGCCGCGAGCAGGACCGGTTGATTCTTTTGTCGGGGTTGTACCAGGCGGATACCGACCGCTTGACGGCCGGCGCCCCCATCCGGGTCGGCGACGCGGACCAGTCCCTTACGGTCCCCTCTTACGAGGAGGGCTACTGCAGCGGCGAACCGGTGGCGGCCCTGGTGCTCTCCTCATCCAAGCGGCCGCAGGACTATGAGCAGTTTGCAGGTCCTAAAGGGGAGGTTCGCCCCGGACACACCGACCTGGTCAAGCATCACCAGTCCCGAGGCTACGCGGACCCGAGAGGAGGGGGGCGCTCCAGCTACCGGTCCACCATCTCCGACGTGATCGCCGGCTCCATCGCCCGGATCTTTCTTCGGGAACATTTCCGCACGGTGATCCTGTCATCCATCTGCCAGGTGGGGCCGTTGAAAAGCTCGTTGACCCTGGCCGATCGGCTCGAAGACCTGCGGGAGCCCGGCTCGCGGAACTGTCCCGCGGACACCCTGGAAAGCCTGGAGAAGTCCCTGGAGGATTCCGAGATCCACGCGCTGGACACGGCCTTCGCCCGGAGCGCCGCCGAAGCCATCCGGGAAACCCGCAAGAAGGGAGATTCCCTGGGAGCATCGATCGAGGTGGTGGCGGTCAATCCGCCTCCGCTGGTCGGGGAACCACTCTATCAGAGCCTGAAGCTGCGCCTGATGGGTTCTTTGGGGGGATTGCACGCCGTTCAGTCGTGCGAGATCGGTGCGGGCTCGGCAGCCGTCGGGCGTCGGGGCAGCCAAAACAACGACCCCATCCGCCGTTCAGGCTATCAGGGCAACCACCACGGCGGATTGCTGGGTGGAGTGACTACCGGCAGTCCCTTGATCTGCCGGGTGGGGTTCAAGCCAACCTCCTCCATTCTGCTTCCCCAGCAGTCTGTCCGCAAAAACCTGGAAGAGATCGAGTTCAAGCTCAAGATGGGACGCCATGACCCTTGCGTGGGCATCCGCGCCGGGATCACACTGGAGTCGCGCCTGGCGATCGAGTTGATGAACGCGGTGCTCATGCATCAGTCTCAACGGCTGGACTTGAAGTCCCACCAGCTCTTTTGA